The Paraflavitalea devenefica genome contains a region encoding:
- a CDS encoding RNA polymerase sigma factor, with translation MTDNGLHNEQELLQQIAGGNETAFKQIVDVYWTKVYGQALAYCKSAPQAEELTQDTFIAIWINRQKLPDLTNFAGYLYSIARHKLLNTIRQKLATTIAVDNIPLEETNWRPDVQMEYRQAYDQLMQGMEALPPVRKKVFMMSRLEGKSYDEIATELQVSRNTVKEHIVKALNFLRSHVATHHDCFFPGVLLLIFLRD, from the coding sequence TTGACAGACAATGGCTTACATAATGAGCAGGAGCTACTGCAACAAATAGCCGGGGGGAATGAGACCGCCTTTAAACAGATCGTAGACGTCTATTGGACAAAAGTATATGGTCAGGCGCTGGCCTATTGCAAATCAGCCCCCCAGGCCGAAGAACTCACCCAGGATACTTTCATTGCCATCTGGATCAACCGGCAAAAGCTGCCGGACCTAACCAATTTCGCCGGATACCTCTATAGCATCGCCCGCCACAAACTACTCAATACCATCCGGCAAAAACTGGCGACTACTATCGCTGTTGACAACATCCCCCTGGAAGAAACGAACTGGCGGCCAGATGTACAAATGGAATACCGGCAGGCTTATGACCAACTGATGCAGGGCATGGAAGCCCTGCCGCCAGTACGGAAAAAGGTATTCATGATGAGCCGTCTGGAAGGAAAAAGTTATGACGAGATCGCCACAGAGTTACAGGTATCACGCAATACCGTAAAGGAGCATATTGTGAAGGCGCTCAACTTTTTACGCAGCCATGTGGCAACTCACCACGACTGCTTTTTTCCGGGAGTACTATTGCTCATCTTCCTGCGGGATTAA
- a CDS encoding FecR domain-containing protein: MPTNEQIQALLDEYVTGNISTGDKALLLIWLNDPAIAPQIEELLQQELASGRYEADPYPGVHTRLHARLQAVMDATIQADVTAAPPSLLRRIANNKSWWAAAAVLIVLLGAGLYWVLQPTAQTTIVAVPETDVPPGGNKATLTLADGRVVMLDSAGNQVIQQGNTTVRQQDGQLVYDAKALTTHSSQLTFNTLSTPRGGQFQVTLPDGTRVWLNAASSIQYPTAFTGSTREVIITGEVYFEVAKNPGQPFGVSILPFKGRSGSRVEVLGTHFNINAYDDEEALRTTLLEGKVKVSANVKNGSQLAAHSSQLLSPGQQAQLRNDKLSVINNPDIAAVMAWKNGSFNFDDKSLKEVMRQLARWYDIEVVYEGKVPSVTLVGEMGRDVPLSKVLAFLKGSRMHVRMEGTKKLVITN, encoded by the coding sequence ATGCCAACGAATGAACAAATACAGGCTTTGCTGGACGAATATGTAACAGGCAATATCAGTACAGGTGATAAGGCATTACTGCTCATCTGGCTGAACGATCCGGCCATTGCCCCACAAATAGAAGAACTATTGCAACAGGAACTGGCATCGGGCCGGTATGAGGCGGACCCGTATCCTGGTGTGCATACCCGTTTGCACGCCCGTCTGCAGGCAGTCATGGACGCTACTATACAAGCGGACGTGACTGCTGCACCGCCTTCCTTGTTGCGTCGTATAGCCAATAATAAAAGCTGGTGGGCTGCCGCAGCAGTCCTGATTGTCCTGTTGGGCGCCGGCCTGTATTGGGTGCTGCAACCCACGGCTCAAACAACCATTGTAGCGGTACCTGAAACCGATGTACCGCCAGGTGGTAACAAAGCTACCCTCACCCTGGCCGATGGCAGGGTAGTAATGTTGGACAGTGCAGGCAACCAGGTGATCCAACAAGGAAATACTACCGTACGGCAACAGGATGGTCAACTGGTATACGACGCAAAAGCACTCACAACTCACAGCTCACAACTCACCTTTAATACACTCTCCACACCACGTGGAGGACAGTTCCAGGTTACTTTACCCGATGGTACCAGGGTATGGCTGAATGCCGCTTCCTCCATCCAGTATCCCACTGCCTTCACTGGTAGCACAAGAGAAGTGATCATTACCGGCGAAGTCTACTTTGAAGTAGCGAAGAATCCAGGGCAACCTTTCGGGGTTTCCATACTTCCCTTCAAGGGCAGGAGTGGAAGCCGGGTTGAAGTGCTGGGAACGCATTTTAATATCAATGCTTATGACGACGAAGAAGCGCTCAGAACAACGCTGCTGGAAGGCAAAGTGAAGGTCTCGGCAAACGTGAAAAACGGCTCGCAGCTCGCAGCTCATAGCTCACAGCTTCTTTCTCCTGGTCAACAGGCACAGTTAAGGAATGATAAATTATCAGTCATTAACAATCCTGATATAGCAGCTGTCATGGCCTGGAAAAACGGTTCATTCAATTTCGACGATAAGTCTTTAAAAGAAGTCATGCGGCAGCTTGCCCGCTGGTACGATATAGAAGTGGTATATGAAGGCAAAGTACCTTCCGTCACATTGGTAGGAGAAATGGGACGGGATGTGCCTTTGTCAAAAGTACTGGCCTTTCTCAAAGGATCACGCATGCATGTTCGGATGGAAGGAACCAAAAAACTGGTCATTACCAACTGA
- a CDS encoding glycoside hydrolase family 127 protein gives MNAVRLLDGPFKEAQQTDKRYMLSLDPDRLLAPFRREAGLPAKAASYGNWENTGLDGHIGGHYLSALSLMYASTGEERVKQRLDYMIDQLEQCQQANGDGYIGGIPGGKAMWAAVAAGKIDAGAFSLNQKWVPLYNIHKLYAGLYDAWAIAGNQKAKTLLLKLCDWCVKLTANLSDEQIQQMLRSEHGGLNEVFADVAAATGDQRYLALARRFSDRHILDPLLQQKDMLTGMHANTQIPKVIGYKRIAEVAQDTAWARAADFFWNTVVRHRTVSIGGNSVREHFHPASDFSSMVESREGPETCNSYNMLKLTRHLFLTRPSNTYMDYYERTLYNHILSSQSPTGGFVYFTPMRPQHYRVYSQPQEGFWCCVGSGLENHGKYGELIYAHTNNDLYINLFIHSTLEWKEKGLKLTQETAFPFEDKSQIRLSLAKPARFTVYVRNPSWVTPGTMRVYVNKKQVAIRPDGGSYIAINRLWKSNDIISIHPPQHTEVERLPDSSQWVSFVRGPIVLAAATDTAGLDGLFADGSRMGHVAGGPLVPQDEAPLIVGESNNMASALLPYTKNLTTLSFTAPALFYQPKYKKLVLRPFFRVHNSRYVIYFPYTRPENLEQVKKAMQEKEQARMALETITVDVVYAGEQQPESDHAFKGEQTETGYFRERHFRNAKGWFSYDLRNAGGQAKKLRVTYYGRERNRSFDIYVNDVLLSTVKMEGTGPDAFTDVDYALPESLLNNPPSSIRVKFAAQPNAATANIFEVRLLK, from the coding sequence TTGAACGCAGTCCGCCTCCTCGACGGCCCTTTCAAAGAAGCGCAGCAAACCGATAAGCGCTACATGCTTTCCCTCGATCCCGACCGCTTGCTGGCGCCTTTCCGGCGGGAAGCCGGGCTGCCTGCAAAAGCAGCTTCTTATGGCAACTGGGAAAATACCGGTCTGGATGGTCATATCGGCGGGCATTACCTTTCTGCTTTATCACTCATGTATGCTTCAACAGGAGAGGAGCGGGTGAAGCAAAGGCTGGACTATATGATTGACCAACTGGAACAATGCCAGCAGGCCAATGGGGATGGATACATCGGTGGCATTCCTGGTGGTAAGGCCATGTGGGCAGCGGTGGCAGCCGGTAAAATTGATGCCGGCGCTTTTTCGCTCAACCAGAAATGGGTGCCCTTGTACAATATCCACAAACTATATGCAGGCTTATATGATGCCTGGGCCATTGCCGGCAATCAAAAAGCAAAGACCTTGTTGTTGAAATTGTGCGACTGGTGTGTGAAGCTGACAGCCAACCTTTCCGATGAACAGATACAGCAGATGCTGCGCAGTGAGCATGGCGGCCTGAATGAAGTATTTGCCGATGTGGCGGCAGCTACTGGTGATCAGCGATACCTCGCGCTTGCCCGCCGCTTCTCCGACCGGCACATCCTCGATCCACTGTTGCAGCAAAAGGACATGCTGACCGGCATGCATGCCAATACCCAAATTCCCAAAGTAATCGGGTACAAGCGGATTGCTGAAGTGGCGCAGGATACGGCTTGGGCCAGGGCGGCTGATTTCTTTTGGAATACCGTTGTGCGGCATAGAACAGTTTCCATTGGTGGCAACAGCGTGCGGGAGCATTTCCATCCGGCCAGTGATTTCAGTTCCATGGTAGAATCGCGCGAAGGGCCGGAGACCTGCAACTCGTACAACATGCTCAAGCTCACGAGGCACCTGTTCCTGACCAGGCCTTCCAATACCTACATGGATTATTATGAACGAACGCTGTACAATCATATCCTTTCTTCACAAAGTCCCACAGGAGGGTTTGTATATTTCACGCCCATGCGCCCACAGCATTACCGGGTATATTCACAGCCGCAGGAAGGCTTTTGGTGTTGTGTAGGCTCCGGACTGGAGAACCATGGGAAATATGGGGAACTGATTTATGCGCATACGAACAATGATCTCTATATAAACCTGTTCATACATTCCACCCTCGAATGGAAAGAAAAGGGCTTGAAGCTCACGCAGGAAACGGCTTTCCCGTTTGAAGACAAGTCACAGATCCGGTTGTCGCTGGCAAAGCCGGCCCGTTTTACGGTGTATGTGCGTAATCCTTCCTGGGTAACACCGGGTACGATGCGCGTTTATGTCAACAAAAAACAGGTTGCTATACGGCCTGATGGCGGTTCTTATATCGCTATCAACCGGCTATGGAAATCAAATGATATAATCAGTATCCACCCGCCGCAGCATACTGAAGTGGAGCGGTTGCCGGATAGCTCACAATGGGTGTCTTTTGTGCGTGGCCCTATCGTACTGGCAGCAGCTACGGATACTGCCGGCCTGGATGGACTGTTTGCCGATGGCAGCCGGATGGGGCATGTTGCCGGTGGGCCGTTGGTGCCACAGGATGAAGCGCCGCTCATTGTAGGCGAGAGCAATAACATGGCCAGCGCCTTACTGCCTTACACTAAAAATCTAACCACTTTATCCTTTACAGCTCCCGCTCTCTTTTATCAACCCAAATACAAAAAACTGGTGCTGCGACCTTTCTTCAGGGTCCACAACAGCCGTTATGTTATCTACTTTCCCTACACCCGTCCGGAAAACCTGGAGCAGGTAAAGAAGGCGATGCAGGAAAAGGAACAGGCCCGGATGGCGCTGGAAACCATCACCGTTGATGTGGTATATGCCGGGGAGCAGCAACCTGAATCGGACCATGCTTTCAAAGGAGAACAAACAGAAACCGGTTATTTCCGGGAGCGCCATTTCCGCAATGCAAAGGGATGGTTCTCTTATGACTTGCGCAATGCAGGCGGGCAGGCAAAAAAGTTACGCGTCACTTATTATGGCCGTGAACGCAACAGGAGCTTTGATATCTATGTAAATGATGTATTACTTTCAACGGTGAAAATGGAAGGCACAGGCCCCGATGCCTTTACCGATGTAGACTATGCGTTGCCGGAAAGCCTGTTGAATAATCCTCCCTCCAGCATTAGGGTGAAATTTGCTGCCCAGCCTAACGCTGCCACAGCCAATATTTTTGAAGTAAGGTTACTGAAATAG